A window of the Serratia sarumanii genome harbors these coding sequences:
- a CDS encoding helix-turn-helix transcriptional regulator, with translation MHSTASDAFINSCLATITHLIPVSAGVFYLVDRDLRPDHYILYGMPDKTHQQYLNHFQQIDPLQPANFHRQDITMVGMSPAAIAGNRRYYHDFMLPNDMRDMTEIFIRQRKRIVAGVSLIRDTPFTEVERGRLRAVLPLIELATRDLLPDGEAQMLTAKEQEIVNLVREGASNKRIALKLGISLSTVKTHMRNIFAKTDVVNRTELVAGGFLAHG, from the coding sequence ATGCACAGCACAGCATCCGATGCCTTTATCAACAGTTGTTTGGCGACCATTACGCACCTGATCCCGGTGTCCGCCGGGGTGTTTTATCTGGTCGATCGCGACCTGCGGCCGGATCATTACATCCTGTACGGCATGCCCGATAAAACGCATCAGCAGTATCTGAACCACTTCCAACAGATAGACCCGCTGCAACCGGCCAATTTCCATCGCCAGGACATCACCATGGTCGGCATGAGCCCGGCGGCGATCGCCGGCAACCGCCGCTATTACCACGACTTTATGCTGCCGAACGACATGCGCGACATGACGGAGATCTTCATCCGCCAGCGCAAGCGCATCGTCGCCGGGGTATCGCTGATCCGCGATACGCCGTTTACCGAAGTGGAGCGCGGCCGCCTGCGCGCGGTGCTGCCGCTGATCGAGCTGGCGACGCGCGATCTGCTGCCCGACGGCGAGGCGCAGATGCTGACCGCCAAAGAGCAAGAGATCGTCAACCTGGTGCGCGAAGGCGCCAGCAATAAGCGCATCGCCCTGAAGCTGGGTATTTCGCTGTCCACGGTGAAAACCCATATGCGCAATATTTTCGCCAAAACCGACGTGGTGAACCGCACCGAACTGGTCGCCGGCGGCTTTCTCGCCCACGGTTAA